Proteins co-encoded in one Dendropsophus ebraccatus isolate aDenEbr1 chromosome 9, aDenEbr1.pat, whole genome shotgun sequence genomic window:
- the LOC138800563 gene encoding perforin-1-like, translating to MASKLCLLFWLLLHHQRPSMTSPILRAGCRPGTEQECKKNKFVPGHTLLGEGINIVTMEATGSFLLDLQEVGEKCTVCVNPHNNNALQKLPKAMADWRPETSCSKNIQSSVSRSKVKVADEATSSVQNDWKVGLNVSAYKTVNARTAVGGSQSQMAKFADSKSVTDDYSFLSHKLECAFYGFRLGSDPSLTPHFAKTLQELPDTYDRMTKTEYRRLIDSFGTHYITRVKVGGRTQEVTAVRTCQVAMNGFKMDEVKDCLSVEAEIGVNKGDIDTSVDSKVDHCKNKLAKTDLGGDFHRAFKERVWKVIGGNGTFDLLSSDKTTADAFKKWMESLKYYPGLVSYSLESIHNLVRMKGSKKENLRVAISDYIKEKALTQKCSCPGHHVGNDCSCTCRASKYTSSDCCPTHRGAAKLHVTIKSGTGLYGDVWSETDAYVLFKFDDATMRTPTIVNRNKPAWNKKYELGFVELREGKKYTIEVWDEDNEADDLLGRCHKPLNSGNTLETCYLNHGSLSYSLDVTCADHLQGRVCHDYISVPPSA from the exons ATGGCGTCCAAGCTGTGCCTCTTGTTCTGGCTTCTCCTCCACCATCAGAGACCTTCTATGACCTCGCCCATTCTTAGAGCTGGGTGTAGACCCGGCACAGAACAAGAATGCAAGAAAAATAAGTTTGTCCCCGGCCATACTCTGTTAGGAGAAGGCATTAATATCGTCACCATGGAGGCCACTGGCTCTTTTCTGCTTGATCTACAAGAAGTCGGAGAGAAATGCACCGTGTGTGTGAACCCTCACAACAACAACGCCCTGCAGAAGCTACCCAAGGCTATGGCGGACTGGAGACCCGAGACTTCATGTTCCAAAAATATTCAAAGCTCGGTGTCTCGGTCTAAAGTGAAAGTAGCTGATGAAGCAACATCTTCAGTGCAGAACGATTGGAAAGTTGGTCTCAACGTGAGCGCTTATAAAACGGTGAACGCCAGAACAGCTGTCGGAGGGTCTCAGAGTCAGATGGCCAAGTTTGCCGACAGTAAAAGCGTCACTGACGACTACAGCTTCCTGAGTCACAAGTTAGAGTGCGCTTTTTACGG tttccgccTGGGATCAGACCCTTCGCTAACGCCTCATTTTGCAAAAACTTTGCAAGAACTTCCAGATACCTACGATAGGATGACTAAGACTGAATACAGGCGTCTTATAGACAGCTTTGGCACGCACTATATCACCCGTGTAAAGGTCGGAGGTCGAACCCAGGAAGTGACTGCAGTGAGAACATGTCAGGTGGCTATGAACGGTTTTAAGATGGACGAGGTGAAGGATTGCCTTTCAGTCGAAGCTGAGATTGGGGTGAATAAAGGGGACATTGATACAAGTGTCGATTCCAAAGTTGACCACTGTAAGAACAAGTTAGCAAAAACAGATCTTGGAGGAGACTTTCATCGAGCATTCAAAGAGCGAGTATGGAAG GTGATCGGAGGAAATGGAACATTTGATCTTCTCTCATCTGACAAAACCACTGCTGATGCCTTCAAGAAGTGGATGGAGAGCCTGAAGTATTACCCCGGTCTGGTTTCCTATTCCTTAGAGTCCATCCACAACCTGGTGAGAATGAAGGGGTCTAAAAAGGAGAACCTCCGGGTGGCCATAAGTGACTACATCAAGGAGAAGGCTTTAACACAGAAGTGCTCTTGTCCTGGCCACCATGTTGGGAATGACTGCTCCTGTACATGTAGAGCTTCTAAGTACACAAGCTCTGACTGCTGCCCAACACATAGAGGAGCCGCCAAGCTTCATGTGACCATCAAATCTGGCACCGGTCTTTATGGTGACGTCTGGTCAGAGACAGACGCctatgttttatttaaatttgATGATGCTACAATGAGAACCCCGACCATCGTGAACAGGAATAAACCAGCATGGAATAAAAAATATGAGTTGGGATTTGTAGAGCTCAGGGAAGGTAAAAAGTACACGATAGAGGTTTGGGATGAGGATAATGAGGCCGATGATCTCCTGGGGAGGTGTCACAAACCTTTGAATTCAGGTAACACTTTGGAAACCTGTTATCTTAACCATGGCAGTCTTTCCTATTCCCTAGATGTAACTTGTGCCGATCACCTCCAGGGGCGGGTTTGCCATGATTATATTTCAGTGCCCCCAAGCGCTTAG